The Mytilus galloprovincialis chromosome 7, xbMytGall1.hap1.1, whole genome shotgun sequence genome has a window encoding:
- the LOC143084044 gene encoding uncharacterized protein LOC143084044, with amino-acid sequence MATIKSDDSEDKKRKKKEVMNFLKTVMSKTPPEVTPDTQSQEHAAPVVGDPIGKGQQSAMLNRLLGKGSYESFDMRCMVTGQFSVGKSTLVKLLTGDCIPDGRQPTDGISLVEGRCGLDVETQEWILIDPDSYNALDVVYNKVLMTSLEEEEESEQSVKFNKTSDTSPTGYTKATLSSLHSEQAATAQSLPPTKSSNVPLTVKQMENKMRTRMTKEEIRRKMEKVLKSGKYKMKVGRLIFWDFGGQYVYLTTHQTFMTFRALFLVVFDGSKDLHEQVPDVMCFPGQHMTPTPAVFLQYWVNSILTYCKVVYAGIPKILFVATHKDKVSRENVDARREELYNGIEELFKDHEGQHHLVLKPLIFVNAKDQGDPEIEVLKKTITELTFSHPCWGERMPNACVPLELEIAELVAEGKQIMSLVEVEELNAISEVSVLSPEQLTDFLHYQHSLGKIVYFDTPQLRDNVIISPLLMVEVMRSFITDVEFWPKEDKTRKTFKKMSENGMIRKVDLYQIWEQEEFRQILPFKEYIFDMLIHLDIVSEQRRYDTKTGSRLQIENFFVPCMLTQRNETDYLTQECTPERTLSLAFVFKGTIIPPALPNRLICACLSMWTLKQYHGRKLMFSGFIGLSFDKEHDIVVCVEGNKIVLHLVHKRSKGLIIPDIATGVRDCLFVTLERISEFYQSSIHCKASSKLPFHTEYSCSKLNCFISENKMASDTEECICEHGENIKNSWSIWNKKREQKQCDTSCPGLSEDALSQIPSNTELLRLSVNCETRMLHDLALHLGMEEMVWNDMEDNYPGNIQIVKFLTLMHLKENDEIRFTELDNGLREMEMTPHTLCVVRRRKQVKSSIPDDILDCIPSDEILDRLAPLVGKIVFQLGIQLGLSVEDLESIREKWDRDLTAQNKEVLFKWRRDRTVKPTIRVLEQVFVDIGKGASCLKKVVKDVDPKTLRAVEMVTDRIRENENRIIQDIQISQILDHMMTNLVISVDDRRGIEKHAGQDDQNRALLDIVIKRREPAYGVFVDGLRVYGYEEIANDLKCNSHEINADTLSASAETEDLSDWNVPLYKVRLQKNYLKVITDIQHESIVDHLITREVVSIDDGKKIESGKTPQEKNRNLIDMLLRKNEQGFNEFIKALRKDSVYADLADQIEKTDVTSRDMATLRKCLK; translated from the exons ACTGTCATGTCAAAGACACCTCCAGAAGTTACTCCTGACACCCAATCACAGGAACATGCAGCACCAGTAGTTGGAG atCCCATCGGAAAAGGGCAACAGTCTGCCATGTTAAATCGTTTATTAGGGAAGGGCAGCTATGAATCATTTGATATGAGATGCATGGTAACTGGCCAGTTTTCCGTTGGGAAGTCGACTCTTGTAAAGCTGTTAACTGGAGATTGTATACCAGATGGTCGACAGCCGACTGACGGCATTTCTCTCGTTGAAGGTCGCTGTGGCCTTGACGTTGAGACACAAGAGTGGATTCTTATAGATCCAG acTCTTATAATGCCCTGGATGTTGTGTATAATAAAGTATTAATGACCTCTCTGGAAGAAGAGGAGGAAAGTGAACAATCCGTAAAATTCAACAAAACTTCAGATACAAGCCCAACTGGTTATACCAAAGCCACACTTTCCTCTTTGCACTCAGAGCAGGCTGCAACCGCACAGTCTCTACCACCTACAAAATCCTCCAATGTGCCTCTCACGGTAAAACAGATGGAAAACAAAATGAGAACAAGAATGACAAAAGAGGAAATAAGAAGGAAAATGGAAAAGGTCCTCAAAAGTGGAAAGTATAAGATGAAAGTTGGACGTCTTATCTTCTGGGACTTTGGTGGACAATATGTTTATCTAACAACACACCAGACCTTCATGACGTTCCGTGCATTGTTTCTTGTGGTATTTGATGGGAGCAAAGATTTGCATGAACAGGTCCCTGATGTGATGTGTTTTCCAGGGCAACACATGACTCCAACTCCAGCAG TATTCTTGCAATATTGGGTTAATTCCATCCTGACCTATTGTAAGGTTGTATATGCAGGCATTCCTAAGATCTTGTTTGTTGCCACTCACAAGGATAAAGTATCAAGG GAGAATGTTGATGCACGACGTGAAGAACTTTACAATGGAATTGAGGAGTTGTTTAAAGACCACGAGGGACAACATCATCTGGTCCTTAAGCCTCTAATATTTGTCAATGCCAAAGATCAAGGTGACCCAGAAATAGAAGTTCTAAAGAAAACAATCACAGAGCTAACATTCAGCCACCCATGTTGGGGAGAGAGAATGCCTAATGCATGTGTACCACTAGAGCTCGAGATCGCCGAATTAGTAGCAGAAGGAAAACAAATTATGTCATTGGTTGAAGTTGAAGAATTAAATGCCATCAGCGAGGTGTCTGTCCTGTCTCCTGAGCAGCTGACTGATTTCCTTCATTATCAACACTCTCTTGGGAAGATTGTTTATTTTGACACACCACAGCTGAGAGATAATGTTATCATAAGTCCCCTTCTTATGGTGGAAGTTATGAGATCTTTCATTACAG ATGTGGAATTCTGGCCAAAAGAAGATAAAACAAGGAAAACCTTCAAAAAGATGTCTGAAAATGGAATGATACGAAAAGTAGACCTCTACCAGATTTGGGAGCAAGAAGAATTCCGTCAGATTTTACCATTTAAAGAGTACATATTTGATATGCTGATACACCTAGATATCGTATCTGAACAGCGTAGATATGATACAAAAACCGGAAGTCGcctacaaatagaaaacttcTTTGTACCCTGTATGCTAACACAAAGAAATGAGACAGATTACTTGACACAAGAATGTACGCCAGAAAGGACTCTCAGTTTGGCCTTTGTTTTCAAAGGAACCATTATACCTCCAGCTTTACCAAATCGTCTCATATGCGCATGTCTCAGTATGTGGACATTGAAGCAATACCATGGAAGGAAACTTATGTTTTCTGGGTTTATCGGGTTATCATTTGATAAAGAGCATGATATTGTTGTCTGTGTAGAAGGAAATAAGATCGTTTTGCACCTAGTCCACAAGCGCTCAAAGGGTTTGATAATACCTGATATAGCCACTGGTGTTCGGGATTGTTTGTTTGTTACTTTAGAGAGAATTTCCGAATTTTATCAGTCTTCCATCCATTGTAAAGCCAGCAGCAAGTTACCCTTCCACACCGAGTATTCCTGCTCGAAATTAAACTGTTTCATTTCGGAAAACAAGATGGCTTCAGACACTGAGGAATGTATTTGTGAACACGGTGAAAACATCAAAAATAGCTGGAGTATCTGGAACAAGAAAAGG GAACAAAAGCAGTGTGATACTAGTTGTCCAG GTTTGAGTGAAGATGCATTATCTCAGATTCCAAGTAACACAGAGTTGCTTCGTCTGTCTGTTAATTGTGAGACACGCATGCTTCACGATTTGGCTCTCCATCTTGGAATGGAAGAGATGGTATGGAATGACATGGAAGACAATTACCCAGGAAATATTCAGATTGTCAAATTTTTGACACTTATGCATTTAAAAGAGAATGATGAAATACGATTCACAGAATTGGACAACGGATTGAGAGAAATGGAAATGACACCACATACATTATGTGTT gtaCGTCGTAGAAAACAAGTAAAATCTA GTATTCCTGACGATATTCTAGACTGTATTCCATCAGATGAAATTTTAGATAGATTAGCACCACTGGTTGGCAAGATAGTTTTTCAACTTGGAATACAACTTGGACTGTCTGTAGAAGATTTAGAGAGTATTAGAGAGAAATGGGATCGTGATTTGACAGCACAGAATAAGGAAGTGTTGTTTAAATGGAGGAGGGACAGAACAGTGAAACCTACAATACGGGTACTTGAGCAAGTTTTTGTAGATATTGGTAAAGGAGCAAGttgtttaaaaaaagttgtgaaagaTGTTGATCCCAAGACACTTAGAGCAGTGGAAATGGTTACAG ATAGAATCAGAGAAAATGAAAACAGAATCATACAGGATATACAAATCAGTCAAATTTTAGACCATATGATGACTAATTTAGTGATATCAGTAGATGACAGACGTGGTATTGAAAAACATGCTGGGCAAGACGATCAAAACAGAGCATTGCTGGATATTGTGATCAAAAGGAGAGAACCTGCGTATGGTGTATTTGTTGACGGATTACGTGTTTATGGATACGAAGAAATCGCTAATGATTTGAAATGCAATTCACACGAAATCAATGCAGATACATTATCAGCATCTGCTGAAACTGAAG ACTTATCAGACTGGAATGTTCCATTGTATAAAGTTCGTTTACAGAAGAATTACCTCAAGGTCATAACAGATATACAACATGAGAGCATAGTAGATCATCTAATAACAAGAGAGGTAGTGTCAATTGATGATGGGAAGAAGATAGAGTCTGGTAAAACCCCACAAGAAAAGAACAGAAACTTAATAGACATGCTTTTACGTAAAAATGAACAGGGCTTTAATGAATTTATCAAAGCCCTACGAAAAGACTCAGTTTATGCAGATCTTGCAGATCAAATAGAAAAGACTGACGTAACGAGCAGAGATATGGCAACCCTTCGTAAATGCTTGAAATAG
- the LOC143084096 gene encoding uncharacterized protein LOC143084096 produces MHFKVNSLGVAYRTGNEIRDKWRNTVSKAKKAFTEQRREVSKTGEGPPPKPIPPQFEAVIDLMKDSSSFTGIDGGLETDIFISGTHNTSHSDDDLFTTPLASPTTDTTDTVAETPSPKPSTSAASVPTTLPSKPVSTKTAVVDCNHVLPTSRKRKTSSDDIRELQAQVLKGQLEEQKLNKQKLHLQIELLRKVTTGQDYTLSSSQMALLTSLV; encoded by the exons ATGCATT TCAAAGTAAACTCCCTGGGTGTTGCCTACAGAACTGGAAATGAGATAAGGGATAAGTGGAGGAACACTGTTTCAAAAGCAAAGAAAGCTTTCACGGAGCAAAGGAGGGAAGTTTCAAAAACAGGAGAGGGTCCACCACCTAAGCCTATCCCTCCACAATTTGAGGCTGTGATCGATTTGATGAAGGACAGTTCAAGCTTCACGGGAATTGATGGAGGACTTGAAACAGACATATTTATTTCAG GAACACACAATACAAGTCACAGCGATGATGACTTGTTTACAACTCCTTTAGCCAGTCCAACCACCGACACCACTGACACCGTCGCTGAAACTCCAAGCCCTAAGCCGTCAACATCAGCTGCTTCTGTTCCAACAACTTTACCCAGTAAACCAGTATCAACTAAGACTGCAGTTGTTGATTGTAACCATGTACTGCCAACATCCAGAAAACGCAAAACCAGTAGCGATGACATCCGTGAATTACAAGCCCAAGTGCTAAAAGGACAATTAGAAGAGCAAAAGCTGAACAAACAGAAGTTACATCTACAAATTGAGTTACTTAGAAAAGTTACTACTGGTCAAGACTATACCCTGTCATCATCTCAGATGGCTTTACTGACATCTTTGGTTTAG